Proteins from a single region of Rana temporaria chromosome 5, aRanTem1.1, whole genome shotgun sequence:
- the LOC120940981 gene encoding uncharacterized protein LOC120940981 translates to MQNTENNTLTVNPQCSYKEDDTHSLPRIKSRCTTLSRASSQTNLTSASADSARSKRTSSRHSSITSLSSASDKATKARAKAEAACAMASYAEQEAELMREKAKSESEALKKKAEVEASLHLLKQQKNAAAALAEAEVFTRAAEAQYDGIENQTSSHSAIQRTREYVQSQATMYTDQQSNDAPRSSLTSLAISNFDTTQHCKAESGSQSGKSSGRMLGDQSANPPRVQTDARVLPPQANTSLDYSRKTYNRREQPPKQSGFSQALHQPYQQQPYPEFTPEKYSPDATSAIEVAKFLMHREIVGAGLMKFDDRPENYWAWKSSFLSGTQDLNLTEKEKFDQLVRWLGPESTEQAQRIRSVHVHDAAAGLAMVWRRLEQCYGSPEVIEDALLKRIENYPRITSKDYQKLRGLGDLLLEIEAAKSSGYLPGLSYLDTARGVEPIIEKLPYNLQERWVAQASRYKKDHRVAFPPFAFFAEFIEDQAEIRNDPSFAFLNKRTASFPKVEQKPPGLYKERRATVSVRKTEVPPESAANQEDNTRKKVEEPDKICPVHNKPHPLRKCRSFRSKTLEERKAYLKDNRICFRCCASIQHLAKDCTKTIQCAECNSDKHLSTLHPGPPPWKQEVPATQEDHGGEQGESTMPAVTSKCTEICTEQGRSRSCSKICLVKVYPAGFREKAIKMYTVLDEQSNRSLAKTEFFDLFGDKGSPTPYTLKTCSGVVETIGRRANNYIIESLDGKTKVTLPTLIECDEIPDDRSEIPTPEVARHHPHLVRIADQIPALDPDAAITLLLGRDILRVHKVREQYNGPHNAPFAQRLDLGWVIVGEVCLDGLHKPAKVNVYRTHLLQNGRTSCLCPCTNSLHIKERLDNPKHHRSIQRCMEDLASTGNADELGCKVFERTRDDDKPAPSVEDALFLEIMDREVYRDKSGSWVAPLPFRSPRHRLPDNRVQAEKRFSLLQRTLQRKPNMKKHFQAFMQKIFDNKQAERAPPLQENQEHWYLPIFGVYHPQKPGQIRVVFDSSAKHEGISLNDVLLSGPDLNTLLGVLIRFRKELVAVTADVQQMFYCFFVREDHRDYLRFLWYADKDFNKDITAYRMKVHVFGNSPSPAVAIYNLKRAAQQGERHGQEAKQFVMKNFYVDDGLASFSSNEEAINVLNSTKEMLAESNIRLNKVASNSYRVMEAFPMEDRAKDLKDLDLGTESPPLQRSLGLSWDLKTDSFTFRVSREEKPFTKRGVLSTVNSLYDPLGFVAPIIMQGKALLRQITTEQEQIDWDVLLPEEKQMQWKLWKDSLLELEQLNIPRPYVFVSLSATKRRELCVFSDASTMAIAAVTYLRVIDTEGQSHVGFIMGKSKLAPRPAHTVPRLELCAAVLAVEMADMITTELDIEIHAVNFYTDSKIVLGYIHNASKRFYTYVTNRVTRIRKSTSPDQWHHISTDKNPADHGTRLVSAAVLKQTNWFVGPSFLGKPETKETTQVETFQLIEPDQDKEVRPQVAVCKTLVTRDSLGAHRFERFSSWKSLTRAIGKLICLARYSCRATNTDQRSNDHLEQAKVAIIKCIQQEVFKEEIQSLLKKEEISRLSSLKKLNPILDENGVLRIGGRLLAADMTIQERHPFIIPKNHHIALLLVRHYHEQVAHQGRHFTEGAVRSAGLWIIGGKRLVSSVISKCVTCKKIRGKLEVQKMSNLPADRLASDPPFTHVGLDVFGPWNISSRKTRGGSAESKRWAVLFSCLSTRAVHIEVIESLSTSSFINALRRFFSIRGPAKLIRSDRGTNFIGACKELKIISTDSETGSYLQDQGCTWTFNPPHASHMGGAWERMIGVARRILDAMLLKVGSTRLTHEALTTLMAEVVAIMNARPLVPVSTDPEMPSVLTPAMLLTQKMEPVTAPSGDFDLKDLYTKQWRQVQSLADIFWKRWRQEYLVTLQPRKKWQDDKPNLQVGDIVLLKDTQAHRNEWPIGLIVGTDPSSDARVRKVEVRIVRQGIPKVYARPISEVVLLLSKG, encoded by the coding sequence ATGCAGAACACAGAGAACAACACTCTGACAGTTAACCCTCAATGCTCCTATAAGGAGGATGACACACACAGCTTGCCAAGAATCAAGTCTAGATGCACAACATTGTCTAGAGCATCTAGTCAAACAAATCTGACTTCAGCTAGCGCAGATTCAGCAAGATCTAAGCGTACTAGTTCTAGACATTCAAGCATCACCAGTCTGTCATCGGCTAGCGACAAAGCGACTAAGGCAAGAGCAAAAGCAGAGGCAGCTTGCGCCATGGCTTCTTATGCGGAGCAAGAAGCTGAATTGATGAGAGAAAAAGCAAAAAGTGAATCCGAAGCACTCAAAAAGAAAGCAGAAGTGgaagcatctttacacttactcaAACAGCAGAAAAACGCTGCAGCAGCCTTAGCCGAGGCAGAAGTTTTCACAAGGGCTGCCGAAGCTCAGTACGATGGCATAGAAAACCAGACGTCATCCCATAGCGCAATCCAGCGCACCCGTGAGTACGTACAGTCACAAGCAACCATGTACACCGACCAGCAATCCAATGACGCACCTAGGTCTTCATTGACTTCACTAGCAATAAGCAACTTTGATACTACGCAACATTGCAAGGCTGAATCAGGATCCCAGAGTGGGAAGTCAAGTGGTCGCATGCTCGGAGACCAATCTGCCAACCCTCCAAGAGTGCAAACGGATGCTCGCGTACTCCCTCCTCAAGCAAATACAAGTCTGGATTATAGCAGAAAGACTTACAACAGACGAGAACAACCACCTAAACAAAGTGGATTCAGTCAAGCGCTTCATCAGCCTTACCAGCAGCAGCCATACCCTGAGTTTACACCCGAGAAGTATTCGCCAGACGCAACAAGTGCTATAGAAGTGGCAAAATTCCTGATGCACCGTGAGATAGTAGGCGCTGGTCTCATGAAATTCGATGACCGTCCAGAAAACTACTGGGCCTGGAAGTCATCTTTCCTGAGTGGTACCCAAGACTTAAATCTGACAGAGAAAGAAAAGTTTGACCAGCTCGTCAGATGGCTAGGACCAGAGTCCACTGAGCAAGCCCAAAGGATCAGATCAGTACATGTTcatgacgcagcagcaggacttgcaATGGTGTGGCGGAGACTAGAACAATGCTATGGATCACCTGAAGTGATCGAGGATGCTCTGCTGAAAAGGATAGAAAACTATCCAAGAATAACAAGTAAGGATTACCAAAAGCTGAGAGGTTTGGGAGACCTACTCTTAGAAATAGAAGCCGCTAAGTCTAGTGGATATCTGCCAGGTCTCTCATATCTGGATACAGCACGTGGAGTGGAGCCCATAATTGAGAAACTTCCTTACAACTTGCAAGAAAGGTGGGTAGCTCAAGCTTCAAGATACAAGAAAGATCATCGAGTTGCATTTCCACCGTTCGCCTTCTTCGCTGAATTCATAGAAGACCAAGCTGAAATACGCAATGACCCAAGCTTTGCTTTCCTGAACAAGAGAACGGCAAGCTTCCCAAAGGTAGAGCAGAAACCTCCAGGGCTTTACAAAGAACGCAGAGCAACAGTTTCTGTAAGGAAGACAGAAGTTCCGCCTGAAtctgcagccaatcaggaagacaACACAAGGAAGAAAGTTGAGGAGCCAGACAAAATATGTCCTGTCCACAACAAGCCTCATCCACTAAGAAAATGTCGCAGTTTCAGAAGTAAGACATTAGAAGAGCGCAAAGCTTATCTTAAAGACAATCGCATTTGTTTCAGATGCTGCGCTTCAATTCAGCATCTTGCAAAAGACTGTACAAAAACAATACAATGCGCAGAGTGTAACAGTGACAAACACTTGTCAACACTGCACCCGGGACCACCACCATGGAAACAAGAAGTTCCGGCAACTCAAGAAGACCATGGTGGGGAGCAAGGCGAGAGTACAATGCCAGCAGTAACCTCAAAGTGCACTGAGATCTGTACAGAGCAGGGCCGCTCAAGATCATGCTCCAAGATATGCTTAGTCAAGGTGTATCCAGCAGGTTTCAGAGAGAAGGCAATCAAAATGTACACAGTCTTGGATGAACAGAGTAACAGATCTCTGGCAAAAACAGAATTCTTTGACCTCTTCGGTGACAAAGGAAGTCCAACTCCATACACCTTGAAGACTTGTTCTGGAGTTGTAGAGACAATAGGGAGAAGAGCAAATAACTACATCATCGAGTCATTAGATGGAAAGACAAAGGTGACTCTTCCTACCCTCATAGAATGTGATGAGATACCAGACGACAGGTCAGAGATTCCCACACCTGAAGTTGCTCGTCATCACCCACATCTGGTGCGAATAGCAGACCAAATACCAGCACTAGATCCAGATGCTGCAATCACCCTTCTACTCGGGAGAGATATTCTCAGAGTGCACAAAGTCAGAGAACAGTACAATGGGCCACACAATGCACCATTTGCACAACGCCTTGATCTCGGATGGGTCATCGTTGGAGAAGTATGTCTAGACGGACTGCACAAACCAGCAAAGGTAAATGTCTACAGAACACATCTGTTGCAGAATGGTCGTACATCTTGTCTTTGCCCATGTACCAACAGTCTACACATTAAAGAGAGATTAGATAACCCAAAACATCATCGAAGTATACAGAGGTGCATGGAAGACTTGGCCTCAACTGGAAATGCAGATGAACTGGGTTGTAAGGTGTTTGAAAGAACACGAGATGACGACAAGCCAGCACCCTCGGTGGAAGATGCCCTCTTCCTTGAGATCATGGACAGAGAAGTCTACAGAGACAAGTCAGGCAGCTGGGTAGCCCCTCTACCCTTCCGGTCACCACGCCATCGCCTTCCTGACAACAGGGTACAAGCAGAGAAACGCTTCAGTTTGTTGCAGCGCACTCTACAAAGAAAGCCAAATATGAAGAAACACTTCCAAGCCTTCATGCAAAAGATTTTTGACAACAAGCAGGCAGAAAGGGCACCACCACTACAAGAGAACCAAGAACACTGGTACTTACCAATATTTGGGGTGTATCATCCTCAGAAACCAGGTCAGATACGTGTAGTATTTGACTCTAGTGCGAAGCACGAAGGCATCTCATTAAATGACGTCCTTCTCAGCGGACCTGACCTGAACACACTCCTTGGAGTACTCATCAGGTTCAGAAAAGAACTCGTAGCAGTAACAGCAGATGTACAACAGATGTTCTACTGTTTCTTCGTTCGAGAAGATCACAGAGACTACTTAAGGTTCCTGTGGTATGCAGACAAAGACTTTAACAAAGACATCACAGCGTACAGGATGAAGGTACATGTGTTTGGaaacagcccttccccagctgtagctaTCTACAATCTGAAACGAGCAGCACAGCAAGGTGAAAGACATGGTCAAGAAGCCAAACAGTTCGTCATGAAGAACTTCTACGTGGACGATGGACTTGCTTCTTTCTCCAGCAACGAAGAAGCTATTAACGTCCTGAACAGTACAAAAGAAATGTTGGCAGAATCCAACATAAGATTAAACAAGGTAGCTTCCAACAGCTACAGAGTCATGGAAGCATTTCCAATGGAAGACCGTGCTAAAGACCTCAAAGACTTAGATCTAGGAACAGAATCACCACCCTTGCAAAGAAGTCTTGGGCTTAGTTGGGACCTAAAGACTGACAGTTTCACCTTCAGGGTCTCCAGAGAAGAGAAACCATTCACAAAAAGAGGCGTCCTATCTACAGTCAACAGTCTTTATGACCCCCTGGGATTCGTAGCACCCATCATCATGCAAGGCAAAGCTCTTTTGAGACAGATCACTACTGAGCAAGAACAAATTGACTGGGACGTACTTCTTCCTGAAGAGAAGCAAATGCagtggaagttgtggaaagactcATTGTTAGAGCTTGAACAACTCAACATTCCAAGACCGTACGTATTTGTTTCCTTGTCTGCTACAAAGAGGAGAGAATTATGCGTATTCTCTGACGCTTCCACTATGGCTATTGCAGCTGTAACTTACCTTAGGGTAATAGACACTGAGGGACAAAGCCATGTTGGGTTCATCATGGGAAAATCTAAACTAGCTCCCAGACCTGCTCACACTGTCCCACGTCTAGAACTTTGTGCTGCTGTCTTAGCGGTAGAGATGGCAGACATGATTACGACTGAACTGGACATTGAGATCCATGCAGTGAACTTTTATACAGACAGCAAGATTGTGTTAGGATATATTCACAACGCTTCAAAAAGATTTTACACATACGTGACCAACAGAGTGACACGTATCAGAAAGTCTACAAGTCCAGATCAGTGGCATCACATCAGCACAGACAAGAACCCAGCTGATCATGGGACAAGATTGGTGTCAGCCGCTGTACTCAAGCAAACTAACTGGTTCGTAGGTCCATCGTTTCTTGGTAAGCCAGAAACCAAAGAGACTACTCAGGTAGAGACCTTTCAGCTCATAGAACCAGATCAAGACAAAGAGGTAAGACCTCAAGTTGCAGTTTGTAAGACTTTAGTTACCAGAGACAGTCTAGGCGCCCATAGATTTGAAAGGTTTTCCAGTTGGAAGTCTTTAACCCGTGCAATCGGAAAACTTATCTGTCTAGCTAGATACTCCTGCAGAGCTACTAATACTGATCAGCGTAGCAACGACCATCTTGAACAAGCTAAGGTCGCGATCATCAAATGCATCCAGCAGGAAGTCTTTAAAGAAGAAATTCAAAGCCTTCTGAAAAAGGAAGAGATTTCTCGACTCAGTTCGCTCAAGAAGTTGAACCCTATCCTCGACGAAAACGGAGTACTAAGAATTGGAGGTCGTTTGTTGGCAGCGGATATGACTATCCAAGAGAGACATCCCTTCATCATACCTAAGAATCATCACATCGCTCTTCTTCTGGTAAGACACTATCATGAGCAAGTTGCACATCAAGGACGACACTTCACTGAAGGAGCAGTACGGTCAGCAGGATTGTGGATCATAGGAGGTAAGAGACTAGTCTCCAGCGTGATCAGCAAATGCGTTACCTGTAAGAAGATTAGAGGGAAACTTGAGGTTCAGAAGATGTCAAACTTACCTGCAGACAGACTTGCTTCAGATCCTCCGTTCACTCACGTAGGTCTAGACGTTTTTGGACCATGGAACATCTCTTCTCGCAAGACCAGAGGAGGCAGTGCCGAAAGTAAACGTTGGGCTGTTCTGTTCTCTTGCCTGAGTACTAGAGCAGTTCATATTGAAGTGATTGAATCTTTATCCACTTCAAGTTTCATCAATGCCTTGAGAAGATTCTTCTCTATCAGAGGACCAGCGAAATTGATTCGTTCAGACCGTGGCACAAACTTTATTGGGGCCTGCAAGGAGTTGAAGATCATCTCTACAGACTCTGAAACAGGTTCCTATCTTCAAGATCAAGGATGCACTTGGACTTTTAATCCTCCACACGCATCGcatatgggaggagcctgggagaggatGATTGGAGTAGCTCGTCGTATTCTGGATGCCATGCTCCTGAAGGTTGGGTCTACTCGCCTCACTCATGAAGCTTTGACTACACTAATGGCTGAAGTCGTGGCCATTATGAACGCCAGACCTTTGGTTCCAGTGTCTACAGATCCGGAGATGCCGTCAGTCTTGACACCCGCAATGCTGCTGACCCAGAAGATGGAACCAGTGACAGCTCCCTCAGGAGACTTTGACCTCAAGGACTTGTACACCAAGCAATGGAGACAAGTTCAAAGTCTTGCGGACATTTTCTGGAAGAGGTGGAGACAGGAATACCTGGTGACACTCCAGCCACGCAAGAAATGGCAAGATGACAAACCCAACTTACAAGTTGGAGACATTGTCTTATTAAAAGACACTCAGGCCCACAGGAACGAATGGCCTATTGGACTCATTGTGGGGACTGATCCTAGTAGTGATGCTAGAGTTAGAAAGGTTGAAGTTAGAATTGTTAGACAGGGCATTCCCAAGGTGTATGCTAGGCCAATTTCCGAAGTAgttttacttctatccaaaggttAG